The uncultured Sphaerochaeta sp. genome includes the window CCTGGAACAGGCCATCCAATTTATCAAGGATGATGAACTGGTTGAAATCACACCAAAAGCAATCAGGATGTGTAAAAAAGTCCTCGGCACCCAACAACGTAAAGTGTTCGAGAGCCGAGGAGAGATTCCTCAGTACTTGCTGTAATTGTTCTTCTAGTCCTGCAGGTTCAAGATTACCGGGGCATGGTCACTGCCCATGACCTCGGTATCGATTGAGCTGTCCTCCACACGGTTCTTGAGGTCCTCACTGACAAGCCAATAGTCGATACGCCACCCTGCATTCTTCTCCCTTGCACGGAACCGATACGACCACCAAGAGTAGGTATCGGTTTTCTCAGGATAGAGGAGGCGGAATGTATCGATGAATCCGGCTTCCAGGAGCTTGGTAAATTGCTGCCGTTCTTCAATGGTATACCCAGCATTCCGTTCATTCGACTTCGGATTTTTCAGATCAATTGGATTATGGGCTACATTCAGGTCACCACATACAATGACACCCTTCATATCTTTCAGGGAAGAAACATACGCTCTGAATGCTTCATCCCAATCCATTCGTACATCGAGCCTTGCCAATTCGCTTTGGCTGTTGGGTGTATAACAACTTACTACATAGAAATCTTCAAATTCAGCAGTAACAGTCCTCCCTTCGCTATCCAAGGGGTGACCAATTCCGGTTGAAACATCAATTGGCTCTGTTTTGCTGAAAAGAGCGGTGCCACTGTAGCCCTTCTTCTCGGCAAAGCTCCAGTACAGGTGATAATCCGGAAGACTCAGGGAGATTTGGTCTTCCTGCAGCTTTGTCTCCTGCAAGCAGAAAATATCTGCATCGCAAGATGATACATACTCCTCAAATCCCTTTTTCTGAATTGCTCTAAGCCCGTTGACGTTCCAACTGATTAACTTCATGCAATACTCCTACATAAGAAACACGTGCATTGAATCGGCTTCTTTGAGAACTTCTTCAGGCCAGACGGAGGCTTGGACCTCTCCGATGTGTGCTTTTTTCAGGAGGAACATGCACAGACGACTCTGCCCGATACCACCACCGATGGTTTGAGGCAACTCTCCACCAAGCAATCGTGTATGCCAGTACAATGATGCACGGTCCTCGGCATTCCTGATCTTCAACTGTCGAAGCAAGGTCTCTTCATCCACCCTGATACCCATTGAGGAGAGCTCCAGGGAATCCCCACGGACGGTATCCCAGACAATGATGTCCCCATTCAAGCCGGTGTGCTCATCGTCGGTCTTGGTCGACCAATCGTCATAATCAGGGGCTCTCCCGCCTTGGCTGACACCATCAGCGAGGGGGCTGCCGATCCCGATAAGGAAGATGGCTCCATACTTCTCTGCTAGTGCTTTTTCTCTTTGTACTGGACTCAACTGTGGATACTCTCTCTGTGCATCCTCACTGTGGATAAAGGTAATATGTTCAGGAAGCGTTGGAGTGCATCCAGGAAACATTTCGCTCACCAAGAACTCAGTGCGTTTCATGGATGAGTATATCTTCCTCACTACACGCTTGAGATAGTCAAGTGAACGTTCATGTTTTCCCATGACCAATTCCCAGTCCCACTGATCAACGTAAATGGAGTGTATAGCATCCAAGTCATCATCAGGTCTGATGGCATTCATATCGGTGTACAAGCCAGTGGCGCGTTTGAAGCCAAGGTCAGCCAGAGCCATACGCTTCCATTTTGCCAAGGATTGGACGATTTCCATTTCACGATTTTCCAGATTGCCTATCTGGAACCGCACTGGTCGTTCGATACCATTCAGATCGTCATTAATACCTGAACCCCTTGGGACAAAAATCGGGCTGGTAACCCTGCTCAATTTCAAACCACCAGAAAGTTCCCGTTCAAATGTGTCCTTGATGTACTTAATGGCCTTTTCAGTCTGCTTCTGCTCCATGGCAGGGACATAGCCTTCTGGGAAAAACTTTGGCATACAAATCTCCTTAATATGGCTGAGCATACCCTATTTTTTTGAGCTCGAAAACCCTGAAGGAGGTGGTTTGTATCCGCTGATTGAGAATATGAAATACACTGGATGTATTGAAATTACCTGACTCCATCCATAGCAGAACAGAGAATGATTATGAGTGCCTAGTGAAGTAATCAAAGTACTGTTATGTTAAAACAGTAAAAAACAGTATAAAAATGCTATAAAAAACAATAAAAAACAAACTAATATTAAATAAAAAAAAGATTTCAATAATATAAAAATATAGAAAAACTATAAAAATACATAAAAAATAGTATTAAATATATAGGCTCTGTTTTCGAAGTGTATGGGTAAACACTTGAAGAGGAGAAAAGCTTGATATATACTTAATATATGTTAAGTATTAATCAAGAATCCATCAGCTTTGAAGCATTGGTGGAAATACTCAGAAATCTTCCAGAACAGGATCTCCAACGGATCATCGCTCTGGTTGAGCATTCAACGGAATCCCCTGATGAGGGCCTGCCCATTCCCAGTGAAACACTATGCTGCCCTCATTGTTCCAGCAACCATGTACATCACAACGGCTTCGTCAGGGGAAAGCAACGGTATGTCTGCAAGGAGTGCGGACGCACTTTCGGGCAGACCACAGGGTCGGTGAGATACAAGAGCAAACACAGCAAAGAGACCTGGGAAATCTATCTGGAGGCATTTGCATTGAGACTTCCCTTGAGGGAAGCTTCGCGCAAGTGCGGCATATCACTGAGCACTGCATTCTTCTGGAGACACAAGATCCTGGATGCCATCTCCAACGGGAAGAATGAATTGTTGCTCTGCGGACAGGTACAGGAAGACGAGACATACATCCAAGACAACTTCAAGGGCAATTGCAATGCTGAAAACAACTTGTCCACCAGACGAAAACAGGAGCGAAGCCCGGCATACAAGACCCAAAGGGTTACGGGTCATCGCCACAAGAGGGGGAAAGCCACCCATACAAGGGGTTTGAGCAAACAGAAGATCTGCGTTCCCTGCGCCATCGACGAGAAAGGGCAAACCCTGGCAAAAGCGTCGGGTCGGGGAATGGTCCAACCCCGCCATCTTTCCTATGCATTGTCCTCACGGCTGGATGATGATGTGGTGATGGTAACAGACAAGAGCCGTGCAAGCCAGGAATTCTGTGATCTGAACAGCCTGCCTGTGGTGCAGCTCAAGGCCGGCATAAAGGGATGTGAAGTGCGGGGACGGTACAACCTGCAGAAAATAAACAATCTGCATAGTCGCCTCAAGGGGTTACTCGCTGCTTTCAGAGGTGTCTCGACTAAATACCTGGACAACTATCTTGCATGGAATGGGTTTGAGGCTGAGAATCCCGGGCTGAATCGTTTTGATCTGAAGAAAATATTACTGGACAAGATGCAAGCAATCGGAAGATGCTCCACCTATCTGGAGGTATTCCATAAGCCACCACTACCATTCCCTGCTGCAGGGTAGCAATTCAATACACTTCGAAAACAGAGCCAATATATAAAATAACATGGTAGAACAATCATAAATGATAGCAATATGATTCTAATACCATTTAACGATGATTTACGAGAATCTTCAATAGTGTCTTGTGGTGTAGCGACAGGTTTTAGCACCGATCAAGTAGCAGAAAAATTATACTAAAGTGCTATGAAAAAAAACGTAAAAACGTATCAGAAAAGTATAATGACAGGATAGTGATACAAGATGAATTTGTACAAAGGAAGAACTTTGTTCTACATCCTCCATAAGCTTGTCTGGTTATTGGCGTCATGGTAATCTCCAAATGTTGATAAGACCAACAATTGATAAAATAAATTATATGAGAGGCTAGACGATGCAAAGAGTGGAATTCAACAAGGATTTCCTTTGGGGATGTGCAACTGCAAGCTACCAAGTGGAAGGTGCAGTTAAAGAGGATGGAAGGAAGCCCTCGATATGGGATACCTTTTGTGAGAAGGAAGGAGCAGTCCTCAATGGTGATAATGGGGATGTAGCAACTGACCAATATCATAGGTACAAGGAAGATGTCTCCCTGATGGATGAGTTGGGCTTCCAAGCATATAGATTCTCAATTGCATGGCCAAGGATAATACCAGATGGGAAAGGTGAGATAAATCAGGCAGGAATAGCATACTACAAAAACCTGTGTGATGCGTTGCACGAGAAAGGCATGAAGGCTGTGGCCACCTTGTACCACTGGGATCTACCCCAGACATTGCAGGATGATGGCGGATGGACCAATCGTGATACAGCCTATGCATTTGCAGCCTATGCTAAGGCATGCTTTGAGCAGCTTGGATCCTATGTAGATATGTGGATCACCCTCAATGAACCGTTCTGTAGCGCGTATTTAGGCTATCTTTATGGTGTGCATGCTCCAGGTCATACAGATACCAGGGAAGCCTTTGATGCTGTCCATCATCTCAATCTTGCTCACGGGCTTGCAGTCAAGGAGTATAGAAAGATTGGATTGGACAAACCGATTGGAATTACGCTGAATCCGGTTGCTCCTCGTCCAGCTACAAGAAAGAAAGAAGATCACCATGCAAGCGAACTTGCAAGAGCAGTCAATACGGATGTATTTCTGCATCCTTTGGTAAGAAAAGGGTATCCTGTACTCGTGACAGAAACACTCAAGATTTCATTTCCTGTACAAACAGGTGATATGGACATTATCGCAGAGCCCCTCGATTTCATGGGTATCAATTATTATAATGAGGGGGCGGTGGTGTATGACGAGAAGATGCCTTTCAAATACCGTGATGTTCCCGTTTGGCAAAGAACTACTGACATGCAATGGCCGATCGTACCTTATGGATTGTTGCGATTGTTGCACTATTTTGATGATGAGACGAAGGGTCTTCCTCTCTACATTACAGAGAATGGTTGTGCAGCACAGGATGTGGTAGAAGAGGGGAGAGTGCATGACTTATTGCGCTGTGATTACCTGAACCAACATTTTGCAATCTGTAAACAAGCAATTGACGAGGGCGTTAAATTGAAAGGCTATTTTGTATGGTCTTTCCTTGATAATTTTGAATGGGCCTTCGGATATTCAAAGCGCTTTGGTATCGTGTATGTAGACTACAAGACCCAAGAAAGAATTGTAAAGGATAGTGCCTATATGATGCGTGATGTAATATCTGGATATTGCGAATTTTAGTATTGAAACGAATATAAATACATATAATAGCAGTAAGAAACAAATAAGCAGTACCATTAAACATCCTATATAGATATGTAAAATGGTACTGTTATTATTTGAAAAACATTATAATAGTATAATAAATATATAAAATAGTACAAAAACAATATAGATATAATTGTAAAAAAATTTAATATGATATAAAAAAACATATATATTATATGTATAACACTTAAAAACACTATCATAGTAAACAATAACGGAATAGAAAACTTACTATTTTATAGTCAGATTCAATTGTTTCTTCTGCAAGATTTGATGATGATGTATTGTAACAATCTATAATGGAATCAGGATTGGATTTATATGGTATCATCCCTAGCAGGACTCAGAATCGACGAAAGATTATTGAGCATGAGAATATTGTAACGTTGTTTTTGCAACGGATAGATGCAGTGTTGTACACATTGATAAACTTGAGAGCATCTATATTGAATATATATATAGAAGCTATATGTAACTATATTGTAAAAATAAGAAAACATATTTAAAACATTATATAATACTTATATAGTGATAGCAAATGTATTATAATTATACAGTTTACTATAATATTAAGTACTGAAATAAAATAAGACTCACTGTATACTTGCTTGATTCAGAATAATACTTGTACGACCGATAAAGTGGGTATATACTATGGCTTAAGGTTTATAATCCATGGCTAAGACAATATCATTCCACCTCCAGAAAGGTGGTGTAGGAAAGACTACCATCTCAGGAACACTCGCTTGCCAATCCGCATTGGATGGGTATCGTACGTTGTTGATTGATGTTGATCCTCAAGGAAATGCTTCCTCTTGGTTTTTGAAGGAAGCTCCACTTTTTGAATTAGCTGATGTTGTCCAAGGGAAGTGCTATATCCAAGATGCTATCATTCCTATACCACAGATACAGAACATGTCACTGCTTCCTACCTTTGGTATTGGTGGGACACTGAAACTGTATGCTGAAACAAAATTGGCCGAAGAGCCATTTGTTTTGCAGGACTTGGTACATGAAGTTTCGGAATCATTTGACAGGATAATCCTGGATCTTTCTCCAGGCCTCGGTCGTTTGGAACGTGCAGCGCTTATCTCCAGTAATGAAGTCATTACACCTATGACACCTGAAGTATTTAGCCTTGATGGACTTGAAATATTCATTGATGAATTGGCGAAATTAAAGAAGAATCTACGATCTACGGTGAGCCATTCAAAAATCATCATAAATTCTTTTGACAACAGGATAAAACAACACAGGGACATTTATAATGCAGCATGTGAAGGTGTGTTCACTGTGTACAAGATCCCAGTCGATCCTCTTTTTAGGAAAGCTCAGGAGGCAGGCTATGCTCCTCAGTTGTTCAAGTCAAGGGGACGAGGGTTAAAAGAGAGTACTGTAGGAGCAATCAAGACACTTAATAAAGATATTTGGAGATAAGGTATGGCACTGAAAAAAAACCCGGATGTGGAAAATGAATCGGTCCTGGATGAGAGCATCAGCGGACAGAAAGCGAAAGAGTTATTCTCGAATGAACCAAAGAAGCGAAAAAAAGAAAACAAGGTACTCACTACGTTTTCAATCGAACCATCTTTCAAGAGGGAATTGGAAGAACTATTCCAGAGCATGGGCTTGGGCTGGGCTGCTGGAATACGGTTTTCCCTTCGTGAATTCGCAAAAAAACATGCTGAGGATTGATACATTTAATACATAATCGCCATACCATATCCTTGCTTATAATATCTTGCATTTTACTAGAAAAAGTTCATTGATTCTGTAATATTTTAATTAGAACCTATATCAAATAATATTTATTTGATATAGGTATACTATGTATATGCCTACATAATAGTTTAAAAAAGTATAGAATTTATTAGTTTAGGTATTTTAATAAACAATTAAAATAGCAATATACGATATCCCAAAATAAAAATATATTGGATTAATATAAAAATAAATAAAATACTATACAATAAACAGCAGAAATGATATTGAAATGCATTTCAATATATAAAAATATGTATTAAAAAAACAATATTATCAACCATTGGACGAAGCATTATAGTTGATGAAATGTTATCAGACCTTTTTTTGGAATTCTCTTTTGAGCTCTTCTCTGTCATGCGGTATAATCTTTTGTGAGGTATGCAGAGATGGCAACAGCATGGTGGGAAGAGTGTATCGTCTATCAGATCTATCCACGTAGTTTTCAGGATACAAATGGTGATGGGATCGGAGATATTCAAGGTATCATTAAGAGATTGGATTACCTGGTTTCACTAGGTATCGGTGCAATATGGCTAAGTCCGATATATTGCTCACCAATGGCCGATTTTGGGTATGACATTACTGACTACCAGGATGTGGATCCGGTATTTGGAACAATGACTGATGTGGAGAAATTGATACAAGAAGCGCATAAGAAAAATATCAAAGTCATATTTGATATGGTGCTCAATCATACCTCTATAGAGCATCCATGGTTCCAGGAGAGTCGGCAATCGAAGGATAATGATAAGGCTGACTATTACATCTGGAGTGATACGGTACCAAATAA containing:
- a CDS encoding exodeoxyribonuclease III, with product MKLISWNVNGLRAIQKKGFEEYVSSCDADIFCLQETKLQEDQISLSLPDYHLYWSFAEKKGYSGTALFSKTEPIDVSTGIGHPLDSEGRTVTAEFEDFYVVSCYTPNSQSELARLDVRMDWDEAFRAYVSSLKDMKGVIVCGDLNVAHNPIDLKNPKSNERNAGYTIEERQQFTKLLEAGFIDTFRLLYPEKTDTYSWWSYRFRAREKNAGWRIDYWLVSEDLKNRVEDSSIDTEVMGSDHAPVILNLQD
- a CDS encoding GH1 family beta-glucosidase, with translation MQRVEFNKDFLWGCATASYQVEGAVKEDGRKPSIWDTFCEKEGAVLNGDNGDVATDQYHRYKEDVSLMDELGFQAYRFSIAWPRIIPDGKGEINQAGIAYYKNLCDALHEKGMKAVATLYHWDLPQTLQDDGGWTNRDTAYAFAAYAKACFEQLGSYVDMWITLNEPFCSAYLGYLYGVHAPGHTDTREAFDAVHHLNLAHGLAVKEYRKIGLDKPIGITLNPVAPRPATRKKEDHHASELARAVNTDVFLHPLVRKGYPVLVTETLKISFPVQTGDMDIIAEPLDFMGINYYNEGAVVYDEKMPFKYRDVPVWQRTTDMQWPIVPYGLLRLLHYFDDETKGLPLYITENGCAAQDVVEEGRVHDLLRCDYLNQHFAICKQAIDEGVKLKGYFVWSFLDNFEWAFGYSKRFGIVYVDYKTQERIVKDSAYMMRDVISGYCEF
- a CDS encoding IS1595 family transposase encodes the protein MLSINQESISFEALVEILRNLPEQDLQRIIALVEHSTESPDEGLPIPSETLCCPHCSSNHVHHNGFVRGKQRYVCKECGRTFGQTTGSVRYKSKHSKETWEIYLEAFALRLPLREASRKCGISLSTAFFWRHKILDAISNGKNELLLCGQVQEDETYIQDNFKGNCNAENNLSTRRKQERSPAYKTQRVTGHRHKRGKATHTRGLSKQKICVPCAIDEKGQTLAKASGRGMVQPRHLSYALSSRLDDDVVMVTDKSRASQEFCDLNSLPVVQLKAGIKGCEVRGRYNLQKINNLHSRLKGLLAAFRGVSTKYLDNYLAWNGFEAENPGLNRFDLKKILLDKMQAIGRCSTYLEVFHKPPLPFPAAG
- the asnA gene encoding aspartate--ammonia ligase → MPKFFPEGYVPAMEQKQTEKAIKYIKDTFERELSGGLKLSRVTSPIFVPRGSGINDDLNGIERPVRFQIGNLENREMEIVQSLAKWKRMALADLGFKRATGLYTDMNAIRPDDDLDAIHSIYVDQWDWELVMGKHERSLDYLKRVVRKIYSSMKRTEFLVSEMFPGCTPTLPEHITFIHSEDAQREYPQLSPVQREKALAEKYGAIFLIGIGSPLADGVSQGGRAPDYDDWSTKTDDEHTGLNGDIIVWDTVRGDSLELSSMGIRVDEETLLRQLKIRNAEDRASLYWHTRLLGGELPQTIGGGIGQSRLCMFLLKKAHIGEVQASVWPEEVLKEADSMHVFLM
- a CDS encoding ParA family protein; its protein translation is MAKTISFHLQKGGVGKTTISGTLACQSALDGYRTLLIDVDPQGNASSWFLKEAPLFELADVVQGKCYIQDAIIPIPQIQNMSLLPTFGIGGTLKLYAETKLAEEPFVLQDLVHEVSESFDRIILDLSPGLGRLERAALISSNEVITPMTPEVFSLDGLEIFIDELAKLKKNLRSTVSHSKIIINSFDNRIKQHRDIYNAACEGVFTVYKIPVDPLFRKAQEAGYAPQLFKSRGRGLKESTVGAIKTLNKDIWR